In Macaca nemestrina isolate mMacNem1 chromosome 9, mMacNem.hap1, whole genome shotgun sequence, a single genomic region encodes these proteins:
- the LOC105478498 gene encoding phosphoglycerate mutase 1, with the protein MAAYKLVLIRHGESAWNLENRFSGWYDADLSPAGHEEAKRGGQALRDAGYEFDICFTSVQKRAIRTLWTVLDAIDQMWLPVVRTWRLNERHYGGLTGLNKAETAAKHGEAQVKIWRRSYDVPPPPMEPDHPFYSNISKDRRYADLTEDQLPSCESLKDTIARALPFWNEEIVPQIKEGKRVLIAAHGNSLRGIVKHLEGLSEEAIMELNLPTGIPIVYELDKNLKPIKPMQFLGDEETVRKAMEAVAAQGKAKK; encoded by the exons ATGGCCGCCTACAAGCTGGTGCTGATCCGGCACGGCGAGAGCGCATGGAACCTGGAGAACCGCTTCAGCGGCTGGTACGACGCCGACCTGAGCCCAGCGGGCCACGAGGAGGCGAAGCGCGGCGGGCAGGCGCTGCGAG ATGCTGGCTATGAGTTTGACATCTGCTTCACCTCAGTACAGAAGAGAGCGATCCGGACCCTCTGGACAGTGCTAGATGCCATTGATCAGATGTGGCTGCCAGTGGTGAGGACTTGGCGCCTCAATGAGCGGCACTATGGGGGTCTAACCGGTCTCAATAAAGCAGAAACTGCTGCAAAGCATGGTGAGGCCCAGGTGAAGATCTGGAGGCGCTCCTATGATGTCCCACCACCTCCGATGGAGCCCGACCACCCTTTCTACAGCAACATCAGTAAG GATCGCAGGTATGCAGACCTCACAGAAGATCAGCTACCCTCCTGTGAGAGTCTGAAGGACACTATTGCCAGAGCTCTGCCCTTCTGGAATGAAGAAATAGTTCCCCAGATCAAGGAGGGGAAACGTGTACTGATTGCAGCCCATGGCAACAGCCTCCGGGGCATTGTCAAGCATCTGGAGG GTCTCTCTGAAGAGGCTATCATGGAGCTGAACCTGCCGACTGGTATTCCCATTGTCTATGAATTGGACAAGAACTTGAAGCCTATCAAGCCCATGCAGTTCCTGGGGGATGAAGAGACGGTGCGCAAAGCCATGGAAGCTGTGGCCGCCCAGGGCAAGGCCAAGAAGTGA